The proteins below come from a single Brevinematia bacterium genomic window:
- a CDS encoding alpha-amylase family glycosyl hydrolase gives MLVYNLFPRIYGPFSRWIKDLDRIKALGTDWIYLNPISYPGFSGSLYSVKDHYKINPLFVDKESKKSPEEQFKEFLKECKARNIRVCIDLILNHTAIDSTLIEKHKNWYKLREDGDVKRPGAWDGGIWVEWGDLAEIDNEGSPDKRNLWNYWKDLVEWYIELGVDGFRCDYAYNVPVELWNFIINSAKSKKPDVKFMAEILGGPFDRNVEVVKAGFDYVFSSAKWWNYTDPWFIEQYPVFAKYSSSIAFPESHDTPRIADEYEEDLAKIKQRFIFTTFISEGVMIPVGFEFGFKKKLDVVLTKPDDWETPSYDISAFIKRVLEIKAEHQILREEGRSVEIVSIDNDVSIFLKKGKYTDQVAVFLVNRNTTSKVRRYIDFTNIMGYYDVVDVLDRVVVPKFCEVEIPRAGIKVFVNKIH, from the coding sequence TTTCAGGCAGTCTTTACTCAGTGAAGGATCATTACAAAATTAACCCACTTTTTGTAGATAAAGAATCAAAAAAATCTCCAGAAGAACAGTTTAAAGAGTTCCTCAAAGAATGCAAAGCGAGAAATATAAGGGTATGTATAGACCTAATTTTAAATCACACAGCGATTGATTCTACGTTGATTGAGAAACACAAAAACTGGTATAAGTTGAGGGAAGACGGCGATGTAAAAAGACCTGGAGCATGGGATGGTGGAATCTGGGTTGAATGGGGAGATCTAGCAGAAATTGATAATGAGGGTTCTCCTGATAAGCGAAACCTTTGGAATTACTGGAAGGACCTTGTTGAATGGTATATAGAGCTAGGTGTTGATGGTTTTAGGTGTGACTACGCTTACAACGTACCAGTAGAATTGTGGAATTTCATAATAAATTCTGCTAAATCTAAAAAACCTGATGTCAAATTTATGGCAGAGATCTTGGGAGGCCCGTTTGATAGAAATGTTGAAGTTGTCAAAGCTGGCTTTGACTATGTGTTTAGTAGCGCTAAGTGGTGGAACTACACCGATCCTTGGTTCATAGAACAGTATCCTGTTTTTGCAAAATACTCTTCCTCCATAGCCTTCCCAGAATCACACGATACTCCCAGAATAGCAGATGAATACGAAGAAGATTTAGCAAAGATAAAACAGAGATTCATATTCACAACCTTTATAAGTGAGGGAGTGATGATACCAGTTGGATTTGAATTCGGTTTCAAGAAAAAACTAGATGTTGTCCTTACAAAACCAGATGACTGGGAAACACCATCCTACGACATATCAGCATTTATAAAAAGAGTATTGGAGATAAAAGCCGAACACCAGATTCTAAGAGAGGAAGGAAGATCAGTTGAAATTGTAAGTATTGACAACGATGTCAGTATCTTCCTAAAGAAGGGAAAGTATACAGATCAGGTTGCAGTTTTCCTAGTAAACAGAAACACAACAAGTAAAGTTAGAAGATATATTGATTTTACCAACATAATGGGATACTACGACGTTGTAGATGTTCTTGATAGAGTTGTTGTGCCAAAGTTTTGTGAAGTTGAAATACCTAGAGCAGGTATAAAAGTTTTTGTAAACAAAATACACTAG
- the pyrE gene encoding orotate phosphoribosyltransferase — MDRSRFIEFLIDSEVIRFGEFVTKSGRKTPYFIDFGRYSDGEKLSTLGKFYAEVVNENFPEVTLLFGPAYKGISLSIVTATKLYENYGKNVKVCYNRKEIKDHGEGGIIIGNISQEDKVVIVEDVITSGGSIRESIEILKSNGNPKVLGAVVSVNRMEKGEKEKPAVEEIESEFGIKVVSIVNVYHIIEFLRENRRFPKDMVRAMERHVLANL, encoded by the coding sequence ATGGACAGGAGTAGGTTCATAGAATTTTTGATAGACTCGGAGGTCATTAGGTTTGGAGAGTTTGTGACAAAGAGTGGTAGAAAGACACCGTATTTTATTGACTTTGGCAGGTATAGTGACGGGGAAAAACTTTCAACCCTTGGTAAGTTTTATGCCGAAGTTGTGAACGAGAACTTTCCTGAAGTTACTCTTCTCTTTGGCCCTGCGTATAAGGGTATATCGCTGTCGATCGTGACAGCAACAAAACTCTACGAGAACTACGGCAAAAACGTCAAGGTCTGCTACAACAGAAAAGAAATAAAAGATCACGGTGAGGGGGGAATAATAATAGGTAACATCTCGCAGGAGGATAAAGTAGTCATAGTTGAGGACGTTATAACTTCAGGTGGCTCGATAAGAGAGAGTATTGAAATACTTAAGAGTAACGGTAATCCCAAGGTTCTGGGAGCAGTAGTTTCTGTCAACAGGATGGAGAAGGGAGAAAAAGAAAAGCCGGCAGTTGAGGAGATAGAAAGCGAATTTGGGATTAAAGTGGTCTCTATAGTAAACGTATACCACATTATCGAATTTCTTAGAGAGAATAGGAGATTCCCCAAGGACATGGTAAGAGCAATGGAGAGGCACGTTTTAGCAAATCTGTAG